The following are encoded together in the Aerococcus mictus genome:
- a CDS encoding type II toxin-antitoxin system HicB family antitoxin yields the protein MKRSYPALFYFDKEFDGYYIAFPDLDNGATQGENISDALYMASEYLGLVLADALESNEEIPQPSNINDLSLIENYPYKEDSNWTDDYDMERSFISMVMTDVSEYLNLDDLVDISLSIPRWAESLAEGDGFDLSKLLTEAISDKHSNI from the coding sequence ATGAAGAGATCTTATCCGGCCCTTTTCTATTTTGATAAAGAATTTGACGGCTATTACATAGCATTTCCTGATCTGGACAACGGCGCTACTCAAGGAGAAAATATTTCTGATGCTTTATATATGGCCTCTGAATATTTAGGCCTTGTTTTAGCGGATGCGCTCGAAAGTAACGAAGAGATCCCTCAGCCGTCCAATATTAATGATTTATCTTTGATTGAAAATTATCCCTATAAAGAGGATAGTAATTGGACGGACGACTATGATATGGAAAGATCATTTATATCGATGGTGATGACGGATGTTTCTGAGTATTTAAATCTTGATGATTTAGTTGATATCAGCCTAAGTATCCCTCGATGGGCTGAAAGTTTAGCAGAGGGGGATGGATTTGATTTATCGAAGTTACTTACTGAAGCGATAAGTGATAAACATTCCAATATATAA
- a CDS encoding type II toxin-antitoxin system HicB family antitoxin, with translation MLVYPAVFKREDQYIIVKFPDIPAAMTQGEDLSQAYEKAVEVLGAALEDYDDYPEPSPIEKISEAFPDNVIALIGVDLIAYRRKYHSKTVRKTVTIPEWLNDLAIAKQINFSQTLTEALKEKLGV, from the coding sequence GTGTTAGTTTATCCAGCTGTCTTTAAAAGAGAAGATCAATATATTATTGTCAAATTTCCTGATATTCCTGCGGCAATGACGCAAGGCGAGGATTTGTCACAGGCCTATGAAAAGGCTGTTGAAGTCTTAGGAGCTGCACTTGAGGATTATGATGATTATCCTGAACCAAGCCCTATCGAAAAGATAAGTGAAGCGTTTCCGGATAATGTTATTGCCCTTATTGGTGTTGACTTAATCGCTTATCGGCGTAAATATCATTCTAAAACAGTGCGCAAGACTGTTACCATACCTGAATGGCTGAATGATTTAGCAATCGCCAAGCAAATTAATTTCTCTCAAACTTTAACTGAGGCGCTCAAAGAAAAATTAGGCGTCTAA
- a CDS encoding DUF896 domain-containing protein — protein sequence MDELLKRINELAKKQKEDGLTAEEKEEQAQLRQEYLKIFRGNFKNIMMNTKVIDPEGTDITPEKLKQAQAEHHGKGQTK from the coding sequence ATGGACGAATTACTCAAACGCATCAATGAATTAGCTAAAAAACAAAAAGAAGACGGCTTAACTGCCGAAGAAAAGGAAGAACAAGCTCAACTTCGTCAAGAATACTTGAAGATCTTCCGCGGTAACTTCAAAAACATCATGATGAATACCAAAGTCATCGACCCTGAAGGCACCGATATCACCCCAGAAAAACTCAAACAAGCCCAAGCGGAACACCACGGAAAAGGACAAACAAAATAA
- the tsaB gene encoding tRNA (adenosine(37)-N6)-threonylcarbamoyltransferase complex dimerization subunit type 1 TsaB, whose product MRTLAIDTSTVSMSIALIEDQTTKMEITTNTKIKHSKALLPLIKQLFTTVAWEVSDLDRVIVTRGPGSYTGLRIGVTTAKTLAWTLNIPLYSVTSLEAIAANVVGEEGIICPLINARRQTVFAMAYDSDGQEVEGLTMGHYRLADWLDQLKTAYPDQNLYFISSDIDQFEELIQEHLGEQAKLLPAEKGVIHAPLLAKLELEEEDVATFLPDYAKLAEAEERWEEKHPEEAEANRGHYVERML is encoded by the coding sequence ATGCGAACATTAGCTATCGATACATCAACGGTTTCTATGAGTATTGCGCTGATTGAAGATCAGACCACTAAAATGGAAATCACCACAAATACTAAAATTAAACATTCTAAAGCCCTTTTACCCTTGATTAAACAGTTGTTTACTACGGTTGCTTGGGAAGTAAGTGACCTGGACCGAGTGATTGTTACCCGGGGACCGGGTTCTTATACTGGACTTCGAATCGGGGTGACCACTGCCAAAACCTTGGCTTGGACCTTAAATATTCCACTTTATTCAGTGACCAGTTTAGAAGCCATTGCTGCCAATGTCGTTGGGGAGGAAGGCATCATTTGTCCTCTGATTAATGCTAGACGCCAAACCGTTTTTGCTATGGCTTATGATAGTGATGGGCAGGAAGTAGAAGGACTAACTATGGGGCATTACCGTCTAGCAGACTGGCTGGACCAGTTAAAGACAGCTTATCCAGACCAAAACTTGTATTTCATCAGTTCGGACATTGACCAGTTTGAGGAGCTGATTCAAGAACATTTAGGCGAGCAAGCCAAATTATTGCCGGCAGAAAAAGGGGTTATCCACGCTCCCTTACTGGCTAAGCTAGAACTAGAGGAAGAGGATGTCGCCACTTTCTTACCAGACTATGCTAAATTAGCAGAAGCCGAAGAGCGTTGGGAGGAGAAACACCCCGAAGAAGCGGAAGCAAACCGAGGCCATTATGTGGAAAGAATGCTTTGA
- the rimI gene encoding ribosomal protein S18-alanine N-acetyltransferase, with amino-acid sequence MWKECFDRWLFQLGNKITQLFADEPGQALSQQIDLDKATLTFGLDQELDLAISDSEWIDQMVALERAAYDGHQMWSKKDIYNDMLYNPSTFYLQAFKEKELLAFVGCRRDKESIHISNLAVLPSYQSLGIGSKLLDLVKHLAPELERDSITLEVRLSNEGAKKFYLREGFKATGKMVRYYRDNHEDALTLTWQNEAHQVAQEDEANHSLPPTGGQTDSRD; translated from the coding sequence ATGTGGAAAGAATGCTTTGATCGTTGGCTATTTCAGCTGGGCAATAAAATTACCCAGTTATTTGCTGATGAACCCGGCCAGGCTTTGAGTCAGCAGATCGATTTGGATAAGGCTACTTTGACTTTTGGCCTAGACCAGGAGCTTGATTTAGCTATCTCCGATTCGGAGTGGATTGACCAAATGGTGGCTTTGGAGCGGGCGGCTTATGATGGGCATCAGATGTGGTCCAAGAAGGATATCTATAATGATATGCTTTACAATCCGTCAACATTTTACCTACAAGCCTTTAAGGAAAAAGAACTGCTGGCCTTTGTGGGTTGTCGGCGGGACAAAGAATCGATTCACATTTCGAATTTAGCGGTACTACCAAGCTACCAGTCCTTAGGGATTGGGTCCAAGCTCTTAGACTTGGTCAAACACTTAGCTCCTGAGCTGGAACGTGACTCGATAACCCTAGAAGTGCGTTTATCCAATGAAGGTGCCAAGAAATTCTATCTACGAGAGGGGTTTAAGGCAACAGGAAAGATGGTGCGTTATTATCGTGATAATCATGAAGATGCGCTTACTTTGACTTGGCAAAATGAAGCCCACCAGGTTGCCCAAGAAGATGAAGCAAATCATAGTCTACCACCGACCGGAGGCCAAACAGATTCCCGGGATTAG
- the rimI gene encoding ribosomal protein S18-alanine N-acetyltransferase, whose protein sequence is MKQIIVYHRPEAKQIPGISQQVLAFYQEAFDHMPHIARDWLERGLASPRLYLFFLLDEKQVVLAAATFQLLADEGELLHFAVSPQRRRQGLGAFLLAQALVHLEEQGLTRCFLEVRAHNIPAQALYESQRFKCIDQRKNYYQDNHEDAKVYLWERSTSDNNIGNRIKL, encoded by the coding sequence ATGAAGCAAATCATAGTCTACCACCGACCGGAGGCCAAACAGATTCCCGGGATTAGTCAGCAGGTGCTGGCTTTTTACCAGGAGGCTTTTGACCATATGCCCCATATCGCCAGGGATTGGTTGGAGCGGGGCTTAGCCAGTCCGCGACTCTATTTATTCTTCTTGCTAGATGAAAAGCAAGTTGTTTTAGCGGCAGCCACTTTTCAATTGTTGGCTGATGAAGGGGAATTACTGCATTTTGCAGTCAGCCCCCAAAGACGGCGCCAGGGTTTGGGGGCCTTTCTTTTGGCTCAGGCCCTGGTCCACTTGGAAGAACAAGGCTTAACCCGTTGTTTCTTAGAAGTCCGCGCTCACAATATCCCTGCTCAGGCCTTGTATGAGAGCCAGCGCTTTAAGTGTATTGACCAACGCAAAAACTATTATCAAGATAATCATGAAGATGCAAAAGTTTATTTATGGGAGAGATCGACCAGTGACAACAATATTGGGAATCGAATCAAGCTGTGA
- the tsaD gene encoding tRNA (adenosine(37)-N6)-threonylcarbamoyltransferase complex transferase subunit TsaD → MTTILGIESSCDETGAAIVIDGKEMKCNVVATQIKSHMRFGGVVPEIASRHHVEQITQVIDYAMKEADVTWPEIDAVAVTKGPGLVGSLLIGITAAKTLAFAHDKPLIGVNHMAGHIYANNISDQMVFPLLALVVSGGHTELVYMKEDGHYQKIGDTRDDAVGEAYDKVGRILGVPYPGGKRMDEMAQEGQAIYDYPRPMINEDNFDFSYSGLKSAVINHAHNAEQKGEKLNPNDVAASFQAAAVEVLVTKTMRAIAAYPVKQLVVAGGVAANSSLRQELESHLAKEHPEVRLSYPPLSLCGDNGAMIAAAAYPQYQKGDFVGLDLDANPGLDLGDEN, encoded by the coding sequence GTGACAACAATATTGGGAATCGAATCAAGCTGTGACGAAACCGGTGCAGCAATCGTTATTGATGGCAAAGAGATGAAGTGTAATGTCGTTGCCACACAAATAAAAAGTCATATGCGGTTTGGTGGGGTAGTCCCAGAGATCGCTAGCCGCCACCATGTTGAGCAAATTACTCAGGTGATTGATTACGCCATGAAGGAAGCAGACGTGACCTGGCCAGAGATTGATGCTGTGGCGGTTACCAAGGGGCCTGGCTTAGTAGGCTCTTTACTTATTGGGATCACTGCCGCCAAAACCCTGGCCTTTGCCCATGACAAACCCTTAATCGGCGTCAACCATATGGCAGGGCATATCTACGCCAATAATATATCTGATCAAATGGTTTTCCCTTTATTAGCCTTAGTGGTTAGTGGGGGACATACTGAATTGGTCTATATGAAAGAAGACGGCCACTATCAAAAAATCGGTGATACCCGTGATGACGCTGTGGGGGAAGCCTATGATAAGGTCGGCCGTATTTTAGGGGTTCCTTATCCTGGGGGTAAACGCATGGATGAAATGGCCCAAGAAGGGCAGGCCATTTATGACTATCCACGTCCCATGATCAATGAGGATAATTTTGACTTTTCATATAGTGGACTGAAATCAGCGGTCATTAACCATGCCCATAATGCGGAACAAAAAGGGGAAAAATTAAATCCTAATGATGTGGCAGCCAGCTTCCAAGCAGCGGCTGTTGAGGTCCTAGTAACTAAAACCATGCGGGCCATCGCTGCTTACCCGGTCAAACAATTAGTGGTTGCCGGAGGCGTGGCCGCGAATTCTTCACTTAGACAGGAACTAGAAAGTCATCTAGCCAAAGAACATCCTGAAGTGCGCCTCTCCTACCCACCATTAAGTTTATGTGGGGATAATGGCGCCATGATTGCAGCAGCTGCCTACCCGCAATACCAAAAGGGCGACTTTGTCGGCTTGGACTTGGATGCTAACCCTGGTTTAGACTTAGGTGATGAAAATTAG
- a CDS encoding DUF503 domain-containing protein: MVLIGLEVTFIIDQAYTLKDKRRIVKSMVERAQQREKMTAAEIADLDLVNQAVVAFGLVSNSYSKSRQRLLNYLDKIEDWYPIEVIHTEWLEA, encoded by the coding sequence ATGGTCTTAATTGGTTTAGAAGTTACTTTTATCATTGACCAAGCTTATACTTTGAAGGATAAGCGCCGGATCGTCAAAAGTATGGTGGAACGGGCCCAACAACGAGAAAAGATGACTGCTGCTGAAATTGCTGACTTAGACTTAGTCAACCAAGCGGTGGTAGCTTTTGGCCTAGTCTCTAATTCATACAGCAAGAGCCGGCAACGCTTGCTGAACTATCTCGATAAAATTGAAGACTGGTATCCCATTGAGGTCATTCATACCGAATGGCTTGAAGCTTAA